A DNA window from Maribellus comscasis contains the following coding sequences:
- a CDS encoding anti-sigma factor family protein, whose translation MNCFNEDILQKYVDGECTAEESRKIEIHTGNCAECRNTVALFKRRSENIKKQINALVGDVPEMPGISTLIKEKKPVIPIRKKLVYGMAAASVMLIIVLLLEKPFSSPDKETIMYYNIDYEIDANKPLTEQEMVLYITDENGFGLNNDSN comes from the coding sequence ATGAACTGTTTTAACGAAGATATTCTTCAAAAATATGTGGATGGTGAATGCACTGCGGAAGAAAGCAGAAAAATAGAAATTCATACCGGAAATTGTGCAGAGTGCAGAAACACAGTTGCTTTGTTCAAAAGACGTTCGGAAAATATAAAAAAACAAATTAATGCTTTGGTTGGAGACGTTCCTGAAATGCCGGGAATATCAACACTTATAAAAGAAAAAAAGCCGGTAATCCCAATCCGAAAAAAACTGGTTTACGGAATGGCTGCAGCAAGCGTCATGCTTATAATCGTATTGCTGCTTGAAAAGCCTTTTTCCAGTCCGGACAAAGAAACAATAATGTACTACAATATCGATTATGAAATAGATGCCAATAAGCCTTTAACAGAGCAGGAAATGGTTTTGTATATTACCGATGAGAATGGCTTTGGTTTAAATAATGATTCAAACTAA
- a CDS encoding RNA polymerase sigma factor: MKSFEKIYEQNYSMMYRVAAKMIGDEDAVRDIVQEVFVCLYEKGKSTDEINNHSAWLYKATYFKSIDYLKANKRFSKLETVENRTCQEESYEQKEVKKIIRNALNKLDPGNRFLVVLYSEGLSYKEIAEITEINFASVGKTLSRALKKMEKELKVEYYELF, from the coding sequence TTGAAATCGTTTGAAAAGATATATGAACAAAACTATTCCATGATGTACCGCGTGGCGGCAAAAATGATTGGAGATGAAGACGCTGTGCGGGATATCGTACAGGAGGTTTTTGTCTGTTTGTATGAAAAAGGAAAAAGTACCGATGAAATAAACAACCATTCAGCATGGCTGTACAAAGCAACCTATTTTAAAAGTATTGATTATCTGAAAGCAAATAAGCGGTTTAGCAAGCTGGAAACAGTTGAAAACAGAACCTGTCAGGAAGAATCGTATGAGCAGAAAGAAGTAAAAAAAATAATACGAAATGCGCTAAATAAACTGGATCCCGGAAACCGTTTTTTAGTGGTTTTATACAGCGAAGGCCTCTCCTACAAGGAAATAGCCGAGATAACTGAAATAAACTTTGCATCGGTAGGAAAAACGTTATCAAGGGCGTTAAAAAAAATGGAAAAAGAATTAAAGGTGGAATATTATGAACTGTTTTAA
- a CDS encoding 6-bladed beta-propeller, with protein sequence MKRNIFNLIIAFIMVAFIVGCGNKQKGSHAKIVKVNGNEVVDCNISEVTDTIDLPLSDIINECEIILLETNEKSLFESVYHVSISENYIAIHSRGSLPIKLFTREGKFIRDIGKIGRGPGEFNSLYGIQLDEDAKRIYLTPFARATKLFAYSLDGENLPDIPLVYPQTKFHAYVTNNTVTVLSMPFEGEPIPIACQQTIDGKLIKECFEPKNLITNPRNAQGQFVGFNSELSSSRNADAFDYFKLSYGSDLPDTLYHYDIETNRMIPQFVAFFTGEKQGTWTYEWKSHYCTQIFGKKYKGAKVLVDKKTLKSDFFRIKNDFLGGYKINKFYMSNNGMFISSINAMQLMEELDKSLKKGDLRSKEKQKIENLLSQLKEDDNEVLFVGKMK encoded by the coding sequence ATGAAAAGAAACATCTTTAATCTCATTATCGCCTTTATAATGGTTGCCTTTATTGTCGGTTGCGGAAACAAACAAAAAGGCTCGCACGCTAAAATTGTAAAAGTAAACGGCAACGAGGTAGTCGATTGTAACATTAGCGAAGTTACCGATACCATTGACCTGCCTTTAAGTGACATCATCAATGAATGCGAAATCATATTGCTTGAGACCAACGAAAAATCGTTGTTTGAAAGTGTTTATCATGTTAGCATATCAGAAAATTATATTGCCATTCACAGTCGGGGGAGTCTTCCAATAAAACTGTTTACGCGTGAAGGGAAGTTTATCCGCGACATTGGCAAAATAGGCAGAGGGCCGGGTGAGTTTAATTCACTTTACGGAATCCAATTGGATGAAGATGCAAAAAGAATTTATTTAACTCCGTTTGCGCGGGCAACAAAGCTGTTTGCCTATTCGCTGGATGGCGAAAATTTACCGGATATTCCATTGGTATATCCACAAACTAAATTTCATGCCTATGTAACAAACAACACCGTAACAGTATTGTCCATGCCATTTGAGGGTGAGCCAATCCCGATTGCCTGTCAGCAAACGATAGACGGAAAATTAATAAAAGAATGTTTTGAACCCAAAAATCTGATCACTAATCCGCGGAACGCTCAGGGGCAGTTTGTTGGTTTTAACAGCGAGCTTTCGTCGAGCCGAAATGCCGATGCTTTTGATTATTTTAAACTATCTTACGGAAGCGACTTGCCTGATACACTTTACCATTACGATATTGAAACAAACAGAATGATTCCTCAATTCGTCGCATTTTTTACAGGAGAGAAACAAGGAACCTGGACATATGAATGGAAAAGCCATTACTGTACCCAGATTTTTGGAAAAAAATACAAAGGCGCAAAAGTTTTGGTTGACAAGAAAACCCTGAAGTCTGATTTTTTTCGGATTAAAAATGACTTTTTGGGCGGTTACAAAATCAACAAATTTTATATGAGCAATAACGGAATGTTTATTTCTTCCATTAATGCCATGCAGTTGATGGAAGAACTTGATAAGTCATTAAAAAAAGGAGACCTGAGATCAAAAGAAAAACAAAAAATTGAGAATTTACTGAGCCAGCTAAAAGAAGATGACAATGAGGTTTTGTTTGTCGGAAAAATGAAATAG
- a CDS encoding 6-bladed beta-propeller, with protein MKSHKNQLLFVLLIVVTACNTKSESKGKPEIETAENIKPDTFYTIGFAGIIKHKREILISEVAEEVEYVTLENNQNSMLGNIMDVRLTSEYIFVKHNGSRLLTQFDRKGKFIRHIGTEGRGPKEYGLMRVFSIDENKELIYIHTNWTRKILVYNFEGDYVSTIKLDGFDRLQMVWAHDSVFVSFSEPHLGTEPFVFIETNSKGDTLQTIQNHIFWEKKGQNSFTVSYWGRNNFYLANNKLHMKGWYNDTIYTYNEENKIVPKVLVDLKECKIPDDLIPEKMSGKPLPKQCYWVGLNESANFIFVRYGSHMDKTKSKEEMEEGCILYNKKTKEGVAFKNKGEEYGFVNDLNGGPDFKPRYSNDSLMFVDVTAMDMKQYLDSEAFKNRETKFVEQKEKLVQFSKTLKEDGNSFLMIAKLKN; from the coding sequence ATGAAGAGTCATAAAAATCAATTATTATTTGTATTGCTAATTGTTGTTACCGCATGCAATACCAAATCGGAAAGTAAAGGGAAGCCTGAGATTGAAACCGCTGAGAATATAAAACCCGATACATTTTACACCATCGGTTTTGCCGGAATTATTAAACATAAACGGGAAATTCTCATTTCCGAAGTCGCTGAAGAAGTGGAATATGTCACACTGGAAAACAATCAGAATTCAATGCTTGGAAACATTATGGATGTCCGGTTGACCAGCGAGTATATTTTTGTGAAACATAACGGTTCACGCTTGTTAACCCAGTTTGACCGAAAAGGGAAATTTATCCGGCATATTGGCACAGAAGGGCGTGGTCCTAAAGAATATGGTTTGATGCGCGTATTTTCTATTGATGAGAATAAAGAGCTGATTTACATTCATACCAACTGGACCCGGAAAATTTTGGTTTACAACTTTGAAGGTGATTACGTAAGCACCATTAAACTGGATGGATTCGATCGATTGCAGATGGTTTGGGCTCATGATAGTGTATTCGTCAGTTTTAGTGAACCTCACCTGGGAACAGAACCCTTTGTTTTTATCGAAACCAACTCTAAAGGAGATACTTTGCAAACAATCCAAAATCATATCTTCTGGGAAAAGAAGGGGCAAAATAGTTTTACCGTTTCTTATTGGGGACGAAACAATTTTTATCTTGCCAATAATAAACTACACATGAAAGGCTGGTATAACGATACGATTTATACCTACAATGAAGAAAATAAAATTGTTCCAAAAGTTTTGGTGGATTTAAAGGAATGCAAAATCCCGGATGATTTAATTCCTGAAAAAATGTCGGGGAAACCATTGCCTAAACAGTGCTACTGGGTGGGATTGAATGAGTCGGCAAACTTCATATTTGTTCGCTACGGTTCGCACATGGACAAAACAAAAAGTAAAGAAGAAATGGAAGAAGGCTGTATACTTTACAATAAAAAGACAAAAGAAGGAGTCGCTTTTAAAAATAAAGGTGAAGAATATGGATTTGTAAATGATTTAAATGGCGGGCCTGATTTTAAACCACGTTATTCCAACGATTCACTGATGTTTGTTGATGTTACAGCTATGGATATGAAACAGTACCTCGATTCCGAGGCATTTAAAAACAGAGAAACAAAATTCGTTGAACAAAAGGAAAAACTGGTTCAATTCAGTAAAACCTTAAAAGAAGACGGGAATAGTTTTTTGATGATTGCAAAGTTGAAGAATTAG
- a CDS encoding polysaccharide deacetylase family protein — protein sequence MKNTGNHFQKKVVLTKHVFLFLFFAFISSLNFAQKTTEKTTNAEKLGYPKGKVILLLHCDDAGMCEEANIAVQSYSLKNHIQSAAVMMPCPNAEEMVEWAKKHPKADIGVHLTLTSEWKNYRWGPVSKSSKVPGLVDPDGKFWHEVPDVVMHASAEEVKAEIRAQIDKMINMGYQPSHIDTHMGTLYGSAEYVKVFLETAEEYNIPANAIDLSDKEVRAFYQKAGYPITDEVVDLLSEYKLPKLDNFGSVPEGKTYEEKRDNFFQLVKSLKPGLTEIIFHPSIETENLKSITNSWQQRVWEAEMFSDPRVTQFFQDNDIVLTTWTEIMEKFEK from the coding sequence ATGAAAAATACAGGAAACCATTTTCAGAAAAAGGTTGTACTTACAAAACATGTTTTTTTGTTTTTATTTTTCGCATTTATTTCTTCCCTGAATTTTGCGCAAAAAACTACAGAAAAAACAACCAATGCAGAAAAATTGGGCTATCCAAAAGGAAAAGTTATTCTTTTGTTGCATTGCGATGATGCAGGTATGTGCGAAGAAGCCAACATTGCTGTTCAAAGTTATTCTTTAAAAAATCATATTCAATCGGCAGCTGTTATGATGCCTTGTCCAAATGCAGAAGAAATGGTTGAGTGGGCCAAAAAACATCCCAAAGCTGATATTGGGGTACATCTGACCTTAACCAGTGAATGGAAAAACTATCGTTGGGGACCGGTTTCAAAGTCATCAAAAGTCCCCGGTCTGGTTGATCCGGATGGAAAATTCTGGCATGAAGTTCCGGATGTGGTAATGCATGCCAGTGCCGAAGAAGTAAAGGCTGAAATCCGGGCACAGATTGACAAAATGATAAACATGGGCTATCAACCTTCGCATATCGATACGCATATGGGCACGCTTTATGGTTCAGCTGAATATGTAAAAGTTTTTCTTGAAACTGCGGAAGAATACAATATTCCGGCAAATGCCATAGATTTATCTGACAAAGAAGTTAGAGCATTTTATCAAAAAGCAGGCTACCCGATTACCGATGAAGTGGTTGACCTTCTGTCTGAATACAAACTTCCCAAACTCGACAACTTTGGCAGTGTACCTGAGGGAAAAACTTATGAAGAAAAAAGAGATAATTTTTTCCAACTCGTAAAATCATTAAAACCGGGGCTGACCGAAATTATTTTCCATCCGTCTATTGAAACTGAGAACTTGAAAAGTATTACAAATTCATGGCAACAACGCGTTTGGGAAGCTGAAATGTTTTCAGACCCGCGGGTGACACAATTTTTTCAGGATAATGATATTGTCCTTACAACCTGGACAGAAATCATGGAAAAATTTGAGAAATAA
- a CDS encoding FG-GAP repeat domain-containing protein, whose product MKFWGTLIFVSIFISGIAQNKQEDLVRIKYNNPGLITDLGVGLWAWPFPMDFDKDGDLDLLINCPDKPFNGIWFFENKTGGSNPIFKTPVRLTESKRNLQISNIDGEQKVMLPGVAFPDFFNSYFEKPDTLFKESFYQSIVKKPRFNLWRYIDFEKDGDLDFVIAVDDWQEYGWDNAFNDKGEWTNGPLHGTVYLVKQGRRGKYEAPKPVLADGKIIDTYGISGANFEDFDGDGDLDIITAEFVDRLSWFENTGTRKKPEYAAGKFIKVNGEVLHLDLEMVVPSAIDWDGNGTVDLIVGEEDGRVVFLKNTGKKDTDGPIFEPPVYVQQEQQYLKFGALVTPYSVDWDADGDEDLICGNTAGYIGFIENLGGGETPKWAKPVYLKADGETILIQAGENGSIQGPAERKWGYTTLSVADWNDDGLLDIIYNSIWGKVAWFENIGTKGNPRLAASKPVEVEWNGTNPKPSWNWWSPKGKNLATQWRTTPLAYDWNGDGWMDLLMLDHEGYLAFWERYFENGQLKLKPGKRIFTGRSSEFTRYFSNDDKGLLRLNTREAGGSGRRKFCVVDWDRDGRIDFLVNSDNVNFLRNVGEKDGLIILEDMGTLSEMDLAGHTTSPTIVDWDKNGTPDLLIGAEDGHFYYMKNKND is encoded by the coding sequence ATGAAATTTTGGGGAACACTGATTTTTGTTTCAATTTTTATTTCCGGAATTGCTCAAAATAAACAGGAAGATCTGGTTCGTATTAAATACAACAATCCCGGTTTAATTACCGACTTGGGAGTTGGTTTGTGGGCCTGGCCCTTCCCTATGGATTTTGACAAAGACGGAGACCTTGATTTACTGATAAACTGTCCGGACAAACCTTTTAACGGCATTTGGTTTTTCGAGAACAAAACAGGAGGCAGCAACCCCATATTTAAAACACCAGTAAGACTCACGGAAAGCAAGCGCAACCTTCAAATTTCAAATATAGATGGTGAGCAAAAAGTAATGCTGCCAGGTGTTGCTTTTCCTGATTTTTTTAACAGTTATTTTGAAAAACCGGACACGCTTTTTAAAGAAAGCTTTTATCAGTCGATTGTTAAAAAACCCCGATTCAATTTATGGCGATATATCGACTTTGAAAAAGACGGCGACCTTGACTTTGTTATTGCAGTCGACGACTGGCAGGAATATGGCTGGGACAATGCCTTTAACGATAAAGGAGAGTGGACAAATGGTCCGCTGCACGGAACGGTTTACCTTGTTAAACAGGGTCGGCGTGGAAAATATGAAGCCCCAAAACCCGTGCTGGCAGATGGAAAAATTATTGATACCTATGGAATCTCGGGTGCCAACTTTGAAGATTTTGACGGCGATGGTGACTTGGATATTATTACAGCCGAATTTGTTGATCGTTTATCCTGGTTCGAGAATACAGGAACGCGGAAAAAACCGGAATATGCTGCAGGAAAATTTATAAAAGTCAACGGAGAAGTACTCCACCTCGATTTGGAAATGGTCGTTCCAAGTGCAATTGACTGGGATGGGAACGGTACCGTCGACCTGATTGTGGGAGAAGAAGATGGTCGTGTTGTTTTCTTAAAAAATACAGGCAAAAAAGATACTGATGGTCCGATATTCGAACCACCCGTTTATGTGCAACAGGAGCAACAATATTTAAAATTCGGGGCGCTGGTTACCCCCTACAGCGTTGATTGGGATGCAGATGGTGACGAAGACCTCATTTGCGGAAATACTGCCGGTTATATTGGGTTTATAGAAAACCTGGGCGGAGGTGAAACGCCCAAATGGGCTAAGCCCGTTTATTTGAAAGCTGACGGAGAAACCATCCTGATTCAGGCCGGAGAAAATGGCTCGATTCAGGGGCCGGCAGAGAGAAAATGGGGTTATACAACGCTGTCGGTAGCCGATTGGAATGATGATGGATTATTGGATATTATTTACAATTCAATTTGGGGAAAAGTAGCATGGTTCGAAAATATTGGCACAAAAGGAAATCCCAGGTTAGCAGCCTCAAAACCAGTTGAAGTTGAATGGAATGGTACCAATCCCAAACCTTCCTGGAACTGGTGGAGCCCTAAAGGTAAAAATCTGGCTACCCAGTGGAGAACAACGCCGCTGGCATACGACTGGAACGGCGACGGATGGATGGACCTGCTCATGCTTGACCATGAAGGCTATCTTGCGTTTTGGGAACGGTATTTTGAAAACGGACAGTTAAAATTAAAACCTGGAAAACGAATCTTTACAGGAAGAAGCAGCGAATTTACGAGATATTTTTCCAATGATGACAAAGGACTACTTCGACTAAATACACGCGAAGCCGGTGGCTCAGGCCGGCGAAAATTCTGTGTAGTTGACTGGGATCGCGATGGCAGGATTGATTTTCTTGTAAACAGCGATAACGTTAATTTTTTACGGAATGTAGGAGAAAAAGACGGATTGATAATTTTAGAAGATATGGGTACACTTTCAGAGATGGATTTGGCGGGGCATACAACCTCTCCCACTATTGTGGATTGGGACAAAAACGGAACGCCAGACCTGCTGATTGGAGCAGAAGATGGCCATTTCTATTATATGAAAAACAAAAACGATTAA
- a CDS encoding sialidase family protein: MKTYSFLIAFFMVTSLSAQQPFSGKDAIVKEEFIYQSGDVSFPSCHASTIEKMEGGLIASWFGGTHEKHPDVGIWISRFVKGKWTTPIEVANGIQHKTLRYPTWNPVLFNTGNGIILFYKEGPNPREWWGEYVTSSDNGKTWSQPVRLPEEIVGPIKNKPVLLKNGELLCPSSSEHDGWKVHMEITSDYGKTWERSENLKFTDNIGAIQPSVLFHENGKLQILCRSQNKMIVSAWSEDNGRTWTKLKPTSLPNPNSGTDAVTLKDGRHVLIYNHVEPSESWGDRNILNFAVSEDGINWKAAVLLENDSDKDGEYSYPAVIQTEDGLVHITYTWNRKLIKHVVIDPTKLQTKALTNGEWPNQ; this comes from the coding sequence ATGAAAACCTATTCATTTCTAATTGCATTCTTTATGGTTACAAGTCTTTCCGCACAACAACCGTTTAGCGGAAAGGATGCTATTGTAAAAGAAGAGTTTATCTATCAAAGTGGCGACGTATCTTTTCCAAGTTGTCATGCTTCAACAATAGAAAAGATGGAAGGAGGATTGATTGCATCGTGGTTTGGCGGAACCCATGAAAAACATCCTGACGTGGGAATTTGGATAAGTCGTTTTGTCAAAGGGAAATGGACAACTCCTATTGAAGTTGCCAACGGCATTCAGCATAAAACATTACGTTATCCCACATGGAATCCGGTTCTTTTTAATACGGGAAATGGAATCATTTTATTCTATAAGGAGGGTCCCAATCCACGTGAATGGTGGGGAGAATATGTTACTTCTTCTGATAACGGGAAAACATGGTCGCAACCGGTTCGGCTTCCGGAAGAGATTGTGGGACCAATAAAAAACAAACCGGTTTTGTTAAAAAACGGAGAGTTGTTATGCCCGTCAAGTTCCGAACATGATGGATGGAAAGTACACATGGAAATAACATCTGATTATGGAAAAACGTGGGAACGCTCCGAGAATTTGAAATTTACTGATAATATTGGAGCAATTCAACCATCCGTTCTTTTTCACGAGAACGGAAAACTGCAAATATTATGCAGAAGTCAGAATAAAATGATTGTATCAGCCTGGTCGGAGGATAATGGAAGGACCTGGACTAAATTAAAACCGACCTCTCTGCCAAACCCCAATTCAGGTACCGATGCGGTAACGTTGAAAGATGGCAGACATGTTTTAATTTATAATCATGTTGAACCATCAGAAAGCTGGGGAGACCGGAATATTTTGAATTTTGCTGTTTCGGAAGATGGTATTAACTGGAAAGCTGCCGTTCTTTTAGAAAATGACTCCGACAAAGATGGTGAATATTCTTATCCGGCGGTAATTCAAACAGAAGATGGACTGGTTCATATCACCTACACATGGAACAGAAAACTGATAAAACATGTAGTTATTGATCCGACCAAGCTGCAAACAAAAGCTTTAACAAATGGCGAATGGCCAAATCAATAA
- a CDS encoding sodium:solute symporter, whose translation MNLPLIDLIVFFIITVGNVLFGASFYFKNKTSSQFTSGGGALPSWVVGMSIFATFVSSISFLALPGKAYMSDWNALVFSFAIPIAAILAVKFFVPLYRNLGSISAYNYLEVRFGTWARIYASICYILTQLMRTGAILLLLALPLNALFGWNIKTIIIVTGIAVTAYSMLGGIQAVVWTDAIQGIILVVGAIACAAILTFSMPEGPSQVFEIAAANNKFSLGSFGASVSESTFWVVLIYGLFINLQNYGIDQNFVQRYMTTSTEKKAKSSAMFGALLYLPVSLIFFYIGTALYSYYTAQPDLLPAELKVAGTGDKVFPHFIVNGMPRGITGLLIAAIFAAGMSTVSTSINSTATIILSDYYQRYFEKNTNDKSEMKVLYISSIVFGALGVIISLSLVGVESVLDAWWSLASIFSGGMLGLFLLAFLSKKVNNMDAAIGVIIGVLVIVWMSLSPLYFTEGNLLAFKSPFHSNLTIVIGTLVIFLTGFILMKLSSGKRKHNSKQKQS comes from the coding sequence ATGAATCTGCCACTAATTGACCTAATTGTATTTTTTATTATTACCGTTGGAAATGTTTTATTTGGAGCAAGCTTCTACTTTAAAAACAAAACATCAAGCCAGTTTACATCAGGTGGTGGTGCACTTCCTTCGTGGGTGGTGGGCATGTCTATTTTTGCAACTTTTGTAAGCAGCATAAGTTTTCTTGCACTACCGGGGAAAGCTTATATGAGCGACTGGAATGCTCTGGTTTTTAGTTTTGCCATTCCAATTGCTGCGATTTTAGCAGTAAAGTTTTTTGTTCCGCTATATCGAAATCTGGGAAGTATCTCGGCGTATAATTACCTGGAAGTAAGATTTGGTACCTGGGCACGAATTTATGCTTCAATCTGTTACATTTTAACTCAGCTAATGCGAACAGGAGCTATATTGTTGCTGTTGGCATTGCCGTTAAACGCTTTGTTTGGATGGAATATTAAAACAATAATTATAGTAACAGGAATTGCTGTAACGGCTTATTCTATGCTGGGAGGAATCCAGGCTGTGGTTTGGACCGATGCAATTCAGGGAATTATTCTTGTAGTTGGTGCAATTGCCTGTGCTGCCATCCTAACATTTTCTATGCCCGAAGGTCCGTCTCAGGTTTTTGAAATTGCTGCTGCCAATAATAAATTTAGTCTTGGTAGCTTCGGTGCAAGTGTTTCCGAATCCACTTTTTGGGTTGTACTTATTTACGGATTGTTTATCAATCTGCAGAATTACGGGATAGATCAAAATTTTGTACAACGTTATATGACAACCAGCACCGAAAAGAAGGCAAAATCGTCAGCTATGTTTGGTGCGTTGTTGTACTTACCTGTATCACTCATTTTCTTTTACATCGGAACAGCGCTTTACTCTTATTATACGGCTCAACCCGATTTGTTGCCTGCTGAACTAAAAGTTGCAGGTACCGGAGACAAAGTGTTTCCACATTTTATCGTTAACGGAATGCCACGCGGAATTACCGGACTTCTGATAGCAGCTATTTTTGCAGCCGGAATGAGTACCGTATCAACGAGTATTAACAGTACTGCCACCATTATTTTATCCGATTATTATCAGCGCTATTTCGAAAAAAATACAAACGATAAATCTGAAATGAAAGTGCTGTATATTTCCTCCATAGTTTTTGGTGCGCTTGGAGTTATTATTTCACTGTCGCTTGTTGGCGTTGAAAGTGTTTTGGATGCCTGGTGGTCACTTGCTTCTATTTTTAGCGGTGGTATGTTGGGTTTATTTCTACTGGCCTTTCTATCGAAAAAAGTCAATAATATGGATGCTGCAATCGGTGTAATAATAGGCGTTCTGGTAATCGTTTGGATGAGTTTATCTCCACTTTATTTTACGGAAGGAAATCTGCTGGCATTTAAGAGCCCGTTCCACAGCAATCTCACCATTGTTATCGGAACTTTGGTTATTTTCCTGACTGGTTTTATTTTAATGAAACTTTCTTCGGGAAAAAGAAAACACAACAGTAAACAAAAACAATCGTAA
- a CDS encoding dihydrodipicolinate synthase family protein, protein MNIDLHGIIPPIVTPLKNENEIDEQGLKQLIEHIVAGGVHGIFLLGTTGEATSLSYQVRKEFIEKACLIINNRVPVVVGITDTSVRGSLEMAAVAKKSGADALVISTPYYLPMSQQEFVNYLNYLTPKLPLPFLLYNMPGCTKMHMSVETVKAAYQLGAIGIKDSSGDMGYLYALQEAFKNNPDFSVICGTELFLPESVTFGGKGAVPGGANIFPKIFVNLYEAAVNNDLNKISKLREIVIQIEKKIYNIGKDNSKYIKSIKCALSVIGICDDFVAQPFERFEKKECDLLRTNLHELIETYPEIKAEFNTLKTT, encoded by the coding sequence ATGAACATAGATCTACATGGGATAATTCCTCCAATTGTCACTCCGCTAAAAAACGAGAATGAAATTGATGAACAGGGATTGAAGCAACTTATCGAACACATAGTAGCCGGTGGAGTGCACGGAATATTTCTTTTGGGAACAACAGGAGAAGCGACAAGCTTAAGTTATCAAGTCCGAAAAGAATTTATTGAAAAAGCATGTTTGATAATCAATAATAGGGTACCTGTTGTGGTTGGTATTACAGATACCTCAGTAAGAGGTTCTCTTGAAATGGCTGCTGTTGCAAAAAAATCGGGAGCCGATGCTTTGGTAATTTCCACGCCTTATTATTTACCAATGTCACAACAGGAATTTGTAAATTACCTTAACTATCTTACTCCAAAACTACCTTTACCTTTTTTATTGTATAACATGCCAGGCTGTACCAAAATGCATATGTCGGTTGAAACAGTAAAAGCTGCCTACCAACTCGGTGCAATAGGTATTAAAGATAGCTCCGGAGACATGGGATACCTTTATGCACTTCAGGAAGCATTTAAAAACAATCCTGATTTTTCGGTCATATGCGGAACAGAACTATTTCTGCCCGAGTCGGTTACATTCGGAGGGAAAGGCGCAGTTCCAGGCGGAGCAAATATTTTTCCAAAAATATTTGTGAATTTATACGAAGCCGCTGTGAACAATGATTTAAATAAAATTTCAAAGCTTAGGGAAATTGTCATTCAAATTGAGAAAAAAATATATAATATTGGTAAAGACAATTCAAAATATATAAAAAGTATTAAATGTGCTTTGTCTGTGATAGGAATTTGTGATGATTTTGTTGCCCAGCCTTTTGAACGTTTTGAAAAAAAGGAGTGTGATTTATTGAGAACAAATTTACATGAATTGATTGAAACGTATCCGGAAATTAAGGCCGAATTTAATACCTTAAAAACTACATAA
- a CDS encoding AraC family transcriptional regulator produces the protein MEFVYEKIFVPNKHSFITRRLKMDPDSEKIHSHKNYELNLITAGSGRRIVGNHISSYTSGDLVLLGPNISHCWEVLEHEKDVDPECVVTHFYENIISSDFFNIPELEDVVDLLKKAHSGILFKGPKTEKVAATLKRMVELKGLERYILLLKVFSLLLKIDDREYLALPSAMPNTYDKDREQIDKIYEYVFQNVQEGINLQDAAKLVYMEPSSFCRYFKKKTSQTFMEYVKSVRIGIAAKLLAETDKPVTHICYECGYNNLANFNHYFKVIMKKTPSEYRKDFK, from the coding sequence GTGGAATTTGTATACGAGAAAATTTTTGTCCCCAACAAGCACTCGTTTATTACGCGACGTTTAAAGATGGATCCGGACTCAGAAAAGATTCATTCTCACAAAAATTATGAGTTGAATTTAATTACAGCAGGCTCGGGACGAAGAATTGTGGGAAATCACATTTCAAGTTACACATCCGGAGATTTGGTTTTGCTGGGGCCCAATATTTCGCATTGCTGGGAGGTTCTTGAACATGAAAAGGATGTTGATCCGGAATGTGTTGTTACCCATTTTTATGAAAACATAATCAGTTCTGATTTTTTTAATATCCCTGAATTGGAAGATGTTGTGGATTTGTTAAAAAAAGCACACAGTGGTATTTTGTTTAAAGGACCCAAAACAGAGAAGGTTGCGGCCACACTTAAAAGAATGGTTGAACTAAAAGGCCTTGAAAGGTACATCTTATTGTTAAAAGTTTTTAGTCTTTTGCTAAAGATTGACGATCGTGAATATCTGGCCCTTCCTTCTGCTATGCCAAATACCTACGACAAAGACCGGGAACAAATAGACAAAATATACGAATATGTTTTTCAGAATGTACAGGAAGGTATAAACCTGCAAGATGCCGCTAAACTGGTTTATATGGAACCGAGCTCTTTTTGCAGGTATTTTAAAAAGAAAACCAGCCAGACTTTTATGGAATATGTAAAAAGTGTTCGAATAGGAATTGCTGCAAAATTACTTGCTGAAACAGATAAGCCTGTCACACATATTTGCTACGAATGCGGTTATAATAACCTGGCTAATTTTAATCATTATTTTAAGGTGATAATGAAAAAAACACCATCAGAATACCGAAAAGATTTTAAATAG